TAGCAAATGCCTTCTATACTGCTTAATATCGTACTTCGGTATGCTCTTTCTGTAGCTCAGCCAGCCTCCGGGTCAACTTTTCGCTTTGTTTTAAATCGTTCTCTGACATTCtactctccttcccttctgcTTCCAACGCTATCACTTGCTTTCTTAACTTGAGAACGGCGTTTTGGAGATACTCTAAGTCATCCCACCCAGCTTCAACCTGGTTCACCTTGGCCGAATTACGAATATTCCGAGCACGAGAGGCATACTTGATAGTGTTGAGGGTCTCGCCAATATTGGCCTCAATGGGAGAGATACAAGCGATCATGGTGGTGAGGGCATTCCCACCAATAGAGTCTTGAAGCATACGTGTGAGTTTTGAGTCCCGGTAAGGAATATGCCCACGTGATTTAACGGGATCAGATAACGTTGAAATAACGTTACCAAGTGCCAAAAGACCACTGTTGATTGAAATGCCTTCCTTCATACGGTCACCCTGAGCGGCCGTCCGTTTGAGACGTTCTGAACCAGCTAGATCTACCATATTGAATTTGCTTGTTATAACCACAAATTCCTCGGGGGAGGCTGACGGATTGATGGCAGATTGAGGTCGGGAGGGAGTCATACGGCTGAAGCTGCTAGGCGGACCACCTCGAGAGTTAGAAGGAGTGGGGGAGCGGGGGCCCGATCCAGGAAAGCCGATCATAGATGAAGGGCGACGAAGTTGTCTGGTAGGTGTCTCGCTGCCTGAAACAGATAAGGCAGACAAGGCATTAATGGGCCTCTTCTGAACCAACGTTATTGAGAAGATAGCATGGCTTCTAGAGCTCGTGGCATTCATGGTCGTTTCTCCTGTTTTCCTCCTAGTAGACCCTTCTTGGAGCAGCTTCATCACATCGGATAGTGATTTGACCTTGACTTCTCGCACGCCTGACCAGACTATTCTGCCGTCTCGCTCCTCTCGGATGGAAATAGATATGCCTGCACCAGATAGAAGATCTATGATCTCTTCGTTATACAGCTCGAGAAAACTCAGCCGCGCTTCCCATGAGGCGCCTGGCCCTGATTTTTGTCTGTTATCTTCTGCTCGTTCAAAAATGCTTTGCACGGTTCGAGGGATAAGTCCAGTGCGTGGAGTAAATTCAGTACCAGAATAGTCAATGTTGTCACCAGTTGTTCCCATAGAATATGACTTGCCAGAGCTGGTCTGACCATAGCTGTCCAATGATAAAAGGAGTATTAGAGCTGTTTCAGGACAATTCTGATTTTCACTCACGCTAGAAAGGTGACGTTGTGACCCTTCATAAACTCGTCTACGCTTTCTCCGGCCGTACATTGGTAAAGATCCGTTTGTTGAGCACTCTCTCCCAGAACATAATCGAAGCTGAACGAAGAATACTTCTTGCCACCAGTACTCATGCTAGTCCCCTGGCCAGTGAGAGCAGCTGGGTCGACATCTACCCGGATATCAGATTTTGAAGTGGGGTGAACGAGGACGGATCGAAACCGAGGAGGAATGAAGGGGTCATCTGGGTTAGACGGTCGGATACGTAACACTGTACGCAGTACACACATCGTATCAGTTGTTCGAATGTCTATCTTGTCAATTCACGCACCGACTTTGACGTTCCTATTTTCAGGAGTATTTGGAGTTTCTTTAGCACCTGCGGCAATACTTGACGCATCGCTACTGAGTCTAGCTCTAGGATGGCTAAACGAGTTTTGACCGGATGAAGAATTCGGTCTGGTAATGCCGGATGGAGATAGAGGACTGGGAGGTGCAAAGGACTGGCGACGTGATAAGGACatgatggggatgggacgTTATGGATTATGGCGGATGCTGGATGAATGGTGACAGTGGGAAATATGGCACTGCTGTGAGTCAGCGTGGGGATGGCAAGGTAAAGGATGGGccaggaaggaggaaggaagaagaggcggatGATGTGGTCGCACACTGCAGATCTGAGTAATCCGGCGGGCGGGCAGTCCGAAACCAACGCACAGACCGTTCCACaccccatcctccaccctccATAATCCAGATATTACACGCACTTACcactgctcttcttcctgctcAAAGCCGCAATAGCAGGCAACAAATATTAAAGTCGCTACTGGTTTGTACCGTTCGCAGCCAGCTGGTAAAGATTCTCAACCGGCTGAACTCTTGGAATGCTCGAGTGCCGATGACTTTTTGGATGGCTAGGCAAGTGCCACGCAGATTCGTATTTGAGATTTCTGTATTCAAAGGCCCCGATGGCGTATCTGCCGACTGGGTTGTCGAAATGATGGGTTTTGGTCGAAACAGCAAAGGTCTCCCCTAGCCTTTGGACCAGGGGAAATGATGATTATCTGCTCATTGCGCACAGCCGTGCTCAGAGTTCGCGATGTCACTTTATGAGAGAATGAGTCAGTCGAGTGGCAGAGAAAGACGTGCGGAAAGGAGAATAAAGCCCAAGTAGCAACCAGTGCACTCATTTGGACAACTATTATCGTACTAATAACGAATCCGTCTAACTTCATCGTTCAGGCACGACAGTCGGTCGACAaaaaagggcaaaaaaGGCTTAAAATTATGAGTTCATAATCTCTTTACTTTTATTTTTGGCGACGCGTCCCTTCTCATGCCATTCGCCAATTAACGACTCTCATTACCACCCGTAATCTAATCAAGAACAATGTTCGCATCTCAAGCTTGTAGCGCGTGGAACGGATGCAGCGATTTCATTTTACATCACATTGGTTGCTCGCAGTATGGCAGACGACAAGACGACTTTTTTACGTTGCTTTGTGCGCATGATACGAAATAATGACACGTCCGCCAAATAACTATTGTTACTATTTCAACATGCGTATTCCGCCACTCATATCCATCCTTTTGGATTGATCGTCCTCGTTCTGTCGCCTACCCCGCACCGCACCGCAATTTCACCCCCTTCCTTGAATGTCAAACGCAGCCAAAGTTCTCGTAAATCATTGCCCGCCAGCCCCTCCGGATTACCATATACTTGGCCGCCATTTGCGGTTTCAGCGCTGCTATGAAGAACATGCAAGTCCTGATCGATTCCATCACCTCGGTCCATAGTATTAGCCTTGGGATGCGTAGATCTAAGTGAGAGCCTTTCCAAAGCATGAAGCTGTGGTTTTTTGGGAGGAAAGGGTGCGCGCAAACATCAGATGAACTGCTTTACATGTCTTCAGAACACTCACAAATGtagcttctttctcatgCCATTCTTTTTCGATCTCACCGACTTTCTCCACCCCGTCTTCCCACCCGATTACACCTCTCTCCACTTCTTTCACTGTTTTCCCCAGGTCCAAAACTAATCCAAACAACACCATAAGGATTTTGAAGGTTACTTGTTGACCCGATTGAGGCCCCAGTAAACAGGCGCGGCAGATCTTGTCCAGAACCATGTTGTGATAAAGAACAATGGAGTGTATGGATTGGAGCCGACGTATACCTGATGGAGCAATTTCGTCGACCTCCTCATCATGGAGAGTACTCTCCAGCCATGCTTCATCCGATTCCTCCTCAGATGCCCCTGGTCGATTATGCGCCTTTCCTGTACAATCCTTCCGCAACCTCTctagccttcttctcattgCATCCCAATTGCTTCCTATTGCGATATCCAACACGTATCTTCCGAATACGTTGACAAAATGGGTCATCCTGAATCGAAGTATCTGCAAACGCTTTTGAGCAATTGACCCTTTGGGGAAGAGCGAGCGCGTAGATCTCTCTCGTAGTCGAGGCAATCTGGAGGATGGTCTCAAGTCTACACCAACCTTGTGAGGCTCGTCAGAAAGTTCGAATTGATGTATCATGTCCCAGTACATTGTGCGGAGAACTAAGTCAACCCGCGAGAGCCGCAGAATAAGATTGTGGATGGTTTGATACTTTTCCATGAGTTGATGGGGTAAAATGTCTCTAATGGCTACCGAAGGTGAGTATGAAAGATATAAGAAATCGAGTGCTCTGTATGATTATGATGTCAGTAAATCTTATTTCTCTGAGTTGCGTTGATCTTTCTATGGGGACGTACTCAATTGCTAAAGCAGTCAATCGTTAGCAGTTGGCAAGAGCATCCAAAGCGATCCGCAGAAACTCAATTTACCTTGTGGATTTAGccatcttgccctttttcCGCtgtgctcttcttccggtaATTCTCGTACGGCAAATGAGACGCGGTCTCCTACATCTTCCCATACTGACCCCGTCGGTTTTTTCTTATCGTTATCTTCATAGTTCAGAAGAGTTGTTCTTAAGGCGTACGCAAGCTCTGCACCTCCCGGAGGCCACCGACTTCTTTCGCTTAATCCAATGCCTAGTCCTATTCCCCAGTCATCGTCCCGGTCCTGCctgtcatcatcttcaccgAGACCTAAACGAGCCCTGATCCGAGCTCTTTTACCGAGCCCGACAGCTTCCCCTGCACCTGCGCTGTCTTTGCCAAACAAAGCGCTGCTGACGCGCTCCATAAAACCTGCGTCTCCTGCTAGCCAGAAAGCTCTCAGCACATCCAAATGGTCGAGGAATCGTAAGTCATGGAGGTACAGAGAGACTAAGGAGGTAGATATAAGGGTCGCATGGGTAAGCAAGGGATCAAGGATCTgattggagatgaagattgaCAGCGTAGGACAAGAAGGGGGAAGTAGCGGGTAATTAGGAGAAGAATGCCGAGATATAAAACTGTGAAGGTGTGTGAGTGGAGTTGGGCCCCAAATTGGGAATTCAGAATGAGAAtgatgtggatgagatACTGATAATTGAGAGCCAGGTGGCTGATTAAATAAAGACCATAAGCCGCCAATGTCAGACTCAGGCCTTGGATATAAAGCGTCCTCCTCATGCCGAGATTGGTTGAGCTTGTTGAACTCCATGTAATCCTccttatcttcttctccttgagTGTGTATTTGCGTTAGTCTATTCGATGAAGATTGGGACAATTGATGTCGATGCCAATGATCAACTTGCTTTTGAATATGACGGACGTAATTTTCTAACTCGCTAGAGGCCCGCATAAGTTGGTTAAAGTCATTAAACGGTGAATCAATTTCTCATACCTTTTTTCAGAGTCTCCCCAGGTCCATCTAATGTCAATTGCCTGCTCGATGTTGCACAAAGGATGAAGCCCATGTGTTGCTACTTTTAATGTCCTCAGACTTTTGCCTGCCTCGTATAAAATCCTGCGGGCTTCCTTGGGAACAAATCCGGGCATCCTCCCGGCCGAAAACTCATACTTCCAAGCATCACCGGCTAATTTCCTTGAGATTCCTAAATCAGTCCACGGTTGAGAGCCTGGGCtttgatcttcttcatcgatcCCCGGAAAACCTAACCATgattgaagaaggctcAGAAACGGAGCGGAAGCTTGACTTAGAAGGTAAGCTACGGCGATTGCAGAAGGGTGATGTTGGCTCGCAGAAGTTGACAAAATGGCCATGAATTGACCATATAAGTGCGTGAGTAATGTGGAAGCACGCGATGGGAGGGCATGGGCCTCGGAAGAGCTTGTCGGCTATGCAATCAAAAAGATGAATACGCTGTCTGATGCCAAATGCGGAAAACCACTCACCCAACGCACAACATCACATAGGGTTTCAGCTAGCTGCCTCACATGGCGAGTCGCCAACATCCAACTATTCCATCTTGATGACCCTTGCTCATGACATTCAGTCGCGGCACACGTGAGATGATCCTTGATATACGTGAGATAAGTTCCTAAAGCGTGGAAAAGCGCATGATGCGTTGAAGTGAGAGGACTGGATGAATCAGTCACCATGCGTAACCGACGCAGCTGGACCTACAGATTACTTTGGCTGTCGATGATGAGTTCTAGTCTCCTCACAGCGGTTCCAATGGTCAAAAAGTTTGTTCTGAACCTAAAGAGATAGAAGCACAGTTTCCGTAAGTCGGCTCGAGCGCAACCATCCCTCACTCACCCAAAAAGCGTCTCCCTCTCTAGACCCAATACTCGCTCGCTTCTTTCATCCCATACAAAAGCTGAGCGTTTCTTGTCCCATATCAATTCGCCGGTCGTGACTGTGCCTAAAGTGGATCTCAAGAGGAGCTCTAGTAGATTCTTTGATTCAAAGATGGCGGCTTGCGAGAGAGTTACTGGATTATTCAACAAACTGGAAGACTCAAGACTATATTTTCGTTAGTATAATCCCATTCGCTTGTTATCTCGATTTCTATCTTACGATGAGATCACGGAATCGAAATCGTATGGTGATCTTTCTGATAGAAACGATGACTTGGATACAGAAGCGATGTTTCCATTATCCAGGTCCCAAGTTCTCAATGGCTACGATATTAGGGTCATTTACACTTTTCGACAGCTGTATATGTAGCTCACGGAAGATTCAGCTAGCTTCATTGCATATTCCGGAGACACTTTTTCCCATAGTGTCTCTTGATCaacagcatcatcatcgtacTCTAGTTGTACTTCAGATTCGTTCCGAACTGTGAGCggctcatcttccactcTCCCAAAGGGGCTTGACACAGAAACCTGGGAATGATCTTGTGATCTACACTGTTGTACCTCAGGGCTCAAACCTAGTAACAGCCTGTCTTGAGTTGACGAGTGTTCTTGGAGTttgggaagggagaagaggggcTTGACCTCGTTGAGCCTTTTGGTCACTAGATGACTTTCGTCGGGGAGGTAAGCAAGAGGTGCTTGTCCCAGCGGAAAGAGAtttgaaggggaagataGGTCACTTAAAGATTTCGAGAGTGTCTTTGAAGTCATATTTCGAGAACGCGATGGTGAATCTTTCTCTGAAATACGAACAGCGATGCGCTCGGTCAAGGTAGGATGATCCTTGTCCTGATGGGTGGACAGCAAGGACAAAACTTGCTTGAGTCAAACAACGAAGCAACAATTATCAGCATAGCAACAACGAACAACCAACAACAAACACCACTCATCGCGTCGCGTATAGTCAAACTCTAGGTAAACATGGTGACATCATCAATTTAGTCAAGTCAAATCTTCAAGTAatttattttattttttatttcttGTCTTGAACCCATCATTTATTCCCCACCACTTGTCTGTGACAGCACATAGTTAAACTCACTGACAGCTCACCCTCTTTTGTACTTGTGCTTCTTAGCCAGCCTCTCGCCTTTGACAACAGCTGGCTCAAACACCAATTATAATTACATCCTGAACAGGATTCATAAACATCTGAAGGGTTTCTCAAATCACCAATAAAAATGTCTCGCCCGGAAGAAATCTCGCCCCCCGAAATCGTGAGTTATCTCTTGTCAACTACTTGCGAGAGCCCTGCTCATTATGTGCAGTTCTATGGTGATACCGAAGCCGCAAAGTATACTGCCAATACGCGAATCAAAAACATCCAGTCTCAAATGACTGAACGTGCCTTGCAATTACTTGCTTTACCAGAAGATCAATCGGCATATGTATTAGACATTGGATGCGGGTCAGGACTAAGCGGCGAGTTGTTGGACGAGGAGGGACACGTCTGGGTCGGAGTAGATATAGCACCTAGCATGTTGGGTAAGTCAGATAACATGTTAATAATTCATACTTGCTTACAAGCCGCTCAGAGGTTGCCCTGGAAAGAGAAGTCGAGGGAGACTTATTTTTGCACGACATTGGACAAGGGTTTGGTTTTAGACCAGGTACATTCGATGGTGCCATAAGGTAAGTGGTTCTATTGTAGAAGTTTATTGTCTGACAAAACCAAGTATCTCGGTGATTCAATGGCTTCTCAACGCCgactcttcatcccactctcctcctcaacgtCTTAACCGCTTTTTCACCACCCTTCATGCCTGTCTTCGTAACCCCTCCCGAGCAGTTTTCCAATTTTATCCGTCTTCTGATGATCAAGTTACTATGATCACGACAGCTGCCCAGCGAGCAGGTTTCGGTGGTGGTCTTGTAGTGGACTATCCGAACTCCAGGAAGGCTAGAAAGATGTATTTATGCTTGATGGTTGGGCAGCAAGAAATACCCAAAGCATTAGACGGTGAGGAaatggatgttgatgaagaaactatagagaagaggagagatgaaATTAAGAacgaaaggagaaggcgacGAGAAGCTAGGagaaagacaaagaagggCAATAAGGATgtgaaggcaaaggaatGGATcctgaaaaagaaggacCTTTACCGGACAAGAGGTAAAGAGGGGTGAGTGTCGTTGCGCTCCGCAAAGCTAAAGCATGCTCGCTGACTTGTCCCTTCCAGCGTCCCTCGAGATTCTAAGTACACTGCACGAAAACGAAAGACTTATTTTTAAGGACGTGTATTTACAGGCTGTACTCATATTTGGCATGCTTTTCAGAGACCATTATGATTATGCACTATTGTTGCTAGATGCCAACTGCCAAATAAGCTAGCGTACAACTGACTTGGGTTGTTGATATACCGAATAATTGGGGGAGGCTCGTTGTTCATCTCAACATGATTCCATTACACGAATGCTGCATACTATGTTTGACAGAAGGTCCCGCTTCAAAGCAAAACCAAGAAGCCAACCACTATGAGCCGAAGAAGTCACTTTACGAGTCAGTCGAACAAAAATAAAGCAGGGGGTTGTCCTTCCTGGCGAACAAAGTATATATGCAGATGTGGTCATTCACAGATAACAATATACTCACTGCGATAGTTCGAACTGTGGAAAGATGTACAGTATGAAACTTTCACTCAGCGAATGTAGCAAGGTCCGCCCTATCAAATACTGTAGGTAAGTGAAGATGTATGCGTACTCACTCTCATGGCAATTATACGGCAAAATCTTCGGCGTCAAGCAGTGGTACAAGCGATGCAGTTGTATCCCACAGACCACGTCCGGGTGAAAGATTGCAGTCGTCGTCAATATTTGAAATGACAATTGTGTTTTGCCAGGTATCGTAGCATCTTGTCCTTCTGAAAAAGAATATTGGAGTCTGTTCAAACTTGCATTGCTGATTACAATATACGAAAGAGTTTGTTGGTGCTTTGGCACACTGGTTTTTTTATATTTGCGTTTTTTTGGGGAGTTTGCACAATGTGTTTGATTGACGCGCGCGGAATTTTGCTACTGAAAAAGACGAAAACTAATACCTAGGTACTTCAGGGGCGGGGGCAGCAGTAGAACGAGCAGGAGAAGCAGAATATCTGCTTCGTCGAGAACTGAGAGTATTAGTCAGCGCGTGTAACACTATCCTGCGTCTTGCTTACCTTCGCCTATCATAATCATAGTCGGCATACTTGTCTTGCTTGTCGTATTTATCATAGCTGTAATCATCTCTCCTGCTGCGACCTTCATAAGGGTCGCCAGTCCTACGAGAACTGTAAGAGTCTCTGTTTTTAAAAATAAAGGAAGTCCATCAGTGGATGAGCCCGTGCCCTACAAAAGCCGACTTGCCTGTAGCCGCCATCTCGATCGTCATATCTGCTGCTACTTGAACCGTAATAATCACGACGATCGTCACGTCGATCACCGTAGCCTCCTCGGCGATCATCATATCGCCCGCGACCGTAGCGGTCATCGCCTGCTCGATATGAGCTCAAGATTGTATCGGAAGTTCTCTACGTGAGGGATGACTTACGAACTGGTCTCTTAGCACCCATATACTGGCCGGGTGTGGAAGAGTGAGGCTTCTGGGTAGCCGAATAGTCGACGCGAATGTTTCGGCCGTGGAGGCTAAGCCCATTGAGTTTTTCAATACACCGAGCCGCATCCTCAACGGTTCGCATTGTTATAAAGCCGAAACCTCGAGAACGATCAGTCTAGTTGATCGAAAGTTAGCGATTGTACGAGCTTTAAATGAGGAATATCTACCCTTTGGTCATAAACAATAACGACCTTCTCCACATCACCGTATCTCATAAACTCATCCTCGAGGTCTCGCTCACGAGTGCGAATAGAAAGACCAAAGACACCGAGAACTGGGTTCGGGTTGACTGGAGGTGGAGCCTGAGCAGGTCGACGGGGTGCTTCACTGGGGGAATGTTCAGCCACACAAAATAGGGAAGCAATAATATATAAATTAAATGAAGACAATCGTTGGTATTCGACCGGAGCGATGCACCCAACAATTTTCTGGACAACCTTGATGAAAAGCTAACTCACAAAGCAGGGCGATCGTTTCTGTAAGTATCGTCTCTTTTGGCAGAATATGAGTCATCTCTCAGCTCGTCATCATATCTGGCGGGTGGAGGACGAGTAGAGTACTTGTCCTCCGCGTAGTCTCGCGGAAGCGGGGAAGCAGCTCGCTCATCGTATGATTCGCGAGGGGGA
The nucleotide sequence above comes from Cryptococcus neoformans var. grubii H99 chromosome 1, complete sequence. Encoded proteins:
- a CDS encoding transformer-2 protein, whose amino-acid sequence is MSQPDSVAPPRESYDERAASPLPRDYAEDKYSTRPPPARYDDELRDDSYSAKRDDTYRNDRPAFEAPRRPAQAPPPVNPNPVLGVFGLSIRTRERDLEDEFMRYGDVEKVVIVYDQRTDRSRGFGFITMRTVEDAARCIEKLNGLSLHGRNIRVDYSATQKPHSSTPGQYMGAKRPVRDDRYGRGRYDDRRGGYGDRRDDRRDYYGSSSSRYDDRDGGYRDSYSSRRTGDPYEGRSRRDDYSYDKYDKQDKYADYDYDRRSSRRSRYSASPARSTAAPAPEVPRY
- a CDS encoding bud site selection protein, coding for MSRPEEISPPEIFYGDTEAAKYTANTRIKNIQSQMTERALQLLALPEDQSAYVLDIGCGSGLSGELLDEEGHVWVGVDIAPSMLEVALEREVEGDLFLHDIGQGFGFRPGTFDGAISISVIQWLLNADSSSHSPPQRLNRFFTTLHACLRNPSRAVFQFYPSSDDQVTMITTAAQRAGFGGGLVVDYPNSRKARKMYLCLMVGQQEIPKALDGEEMDVDEETIEKRRDEIKNERRRRREARRKTKKGNKDVKAKEWILKKKDLYRTRGKEGVPRDSKYTARKRKTYF